From the Butyrivibrio fibrisolvens genome, one window contains:
- a CDS encoding flagellar hook-basal body protein: protein MVKGLYTAWTAMVNEQHRMDVATNNLANANTNGYKKEGSTQQTFDSQLALKIKDTSEPGSYPRRLGRIVPGVKTGEDYTDWSEGPMKSTGNTWDLAISGKGFFAIDYTSAHNNIAGHTQGQQTVMYTRDGSFTLTADGALVTHDGDFVLDTEGQHIEVDPTKKHAVNVKGQVLEFTGDGADETSEVVATIGLFDFEDYDALYKYGENLYEPTDVAVRIDNATGSINAGFLEQSNVSVVDEMVSIINIQRHYEAASTMIQTANETLKTATTDLGRL from the coding sequence ATGGTTAAAGGACTGTACACTGCATGGACAGCGATGGTCAATGAACAGCATCGCATGGACGTGGCTACAAACAATCTGGCTAATGCCAATACTAATGGTTACAAAAAAGAGGGTTCAACCCAGCAGACATTCGATTCTCAGCTGGCCCTCAAGATCAAGGATACATCTGAGCCCGGCTCTTATCCTAGGAGACTTGGTCGTATCGTTCCCGGTGTAAAGACCGGAGAGGACTATACAGACTGGTCTGAAGGACCTATGAAGTCCACAGGCAATACCTGGGATCTGGCAATTTCGGGCAAAGGCTTTTTCGCCATAGATTATACCAGTGCTCACAATAATATAGCGGGTCATACTCAAGGGCAGCAGACTGTCATGTATACAAGGGATGGAAGCTTTACATTAACAGCTGACGGCGCGCTTGTTACGCATGACGGAGACTTTGTTCTTGATACAGAAGGCCAGCATATAGAAGTCGATCCTACCAAGAAACATGCTGTCAATGTCAAAGGTCAGGTACTTGAATTCACCGGAGATGGTGCAGATGAGACAAGCGAAGTGGTCGCAACCATCGGACTTTTTGATTTTGAAGATTATGATGCTCTTTATAAATACGGTGAGAATCTGTATGAACCCACAGATGTTGCGGTTCGTATCGACAATGCAACCGGAAGTATCAATGCAGGATTTTTAGAGCAATCTAATGTCTCAGTAGTTGATGAAATGGTGTCGATAATAAATATACAAAGACATTATGAAGCAGCATCAACTATGATCCAGACAGCAAATGAAACACTCAAAACAGCAACTACCGACCTTGGAAGGTTGTAA
- a CDS encoding rod shape-determining protein, whose protein sequence is MQYTDIGIDLGTASILVYIRGKGVVLKEPSVVAYDRDTDQILTFGEDARQMLGRTPGNIVAVRPLRQGVISDYQITEQMMKHFITKALGRRIYRKPLIAVCVPSGVTEVERKAVEDATRMAGARDVRIIEEPIAAAIGAGIDIIKPCGNMIVDIGGGTTDIAVISLGGTVVSTSVKIAGDDFDEAIVRYMRKKHNLLIGERTAEDIKIRVGSAYPRPEADYMDVRGRNLVTGLPKTVKISSEETEEALREPTTQIVEAIHGVLEKTPPELAADIADRGIVLTGGGSLLRGLEDLIAAKTGINTMTAEDPMTAVAIGTGKYVEFLSGAVK, encoded by the coding sequence ATGCAGTATACAGATATCGGAATTGATTTAGGAACAGCAAGTATTCTTGTTTATATAAGAGGAAAGGGCGTAGTACTTAAGGAGCCCTCTGTTGTAGCATATGACAGAGATACAGACCAGATTCTTACATTTGGTGAAGATGCACGTCAGATGCTCGGCCGTACACCCGGCAACATCGTAGCAGTTCGTCCTCTTCGTCAGGGTGTTATCAGTGATTACCAGATCACAGAGCAGATGATGAAGCACTTCATAACTAAGGCTCTCGGACGTAGAATCTATCGTAAACCTCTTATCGCTGTATGCGTTCCTTCAGGTGTAACTGAAGTTGAGCGTAAGGCCGTAGAAGATGCTACACGTATGGCAGGTGCCAGAGACGTTCGCATCATCGAAGAGCCTATAGCAGCAGCTATCGGTGCAGGTATCGATATCATTAAGCCATGCGGCAATATGATCGTAGATATAGGTGGTGGTACAACAGATATCGCAGTTATCTCTCTTGGCGGTACAGTTGTATCTACATCAGTTAAGATCGCAGGCGATGACTTTGATGAAGCTATCGTCCGTTATATGAGAAAGAAGCACAATCTTCTCATCGGTGAAAGAACCGCAGAAGATATCAAAATCCGCGTAGGAAGTGCATATCCACGTCCTGAAGCAGATTATATGGATGTGCGTGGACGAAATCTTGTTACAGGTCTTCCTAAGACTGTCAAGATCAGTTCAGAAGAAACAGAAGAGGCATTGAGAGAACCTACAACACAGATAGTAGAAGCTATCCATGGTGTACTTGAGAAGACTCCTCCGGAACTTGCAGCAGATATTGCAGATCGTGGTATCGTGCTTACAGGTGGTGGATCACTTCTTAGAGGTCTTGAAGACCTTATCGCTGCTAAGACAGGCATCAACACCATGACAGCCGAGGATCCGATGACAGCTGTTGCTATCGGAACCGGTAAATATGTTGAGTTCCTCAGCGGTGCAGTAAAATAA
- a CDS encoding flagellar hook-basal body protein, whose translation MVRSLWSAATGMNAQQTNVDTIANNLANVNTTGFKAQQAEFKSLLYQDLNSVTTTANGDPKPTTSQVGLGVRTAALTQLFSQGSLLDNPSTSAFAISGDGFFSYNDADGNAVYTRNGDFIWAIGNAEGTELVLTTSDGNPILSTEGEEIRLEGGIISNRISVGADGTIYYPDEEGVPQEVGFRIGLWQFQNPGGLERVGSTTWKVSAASGPAINEAEDDNVQSSIIRQGYLEGSNVNVATEMVNLIVAQRAYEMNSTAITTTDQMMQTANRLKQ comes from the coding sequence ATGGTACGCAGCTTATGGTCAGCCGCAACAGGCATGAATGCTCAGCAGACAAATGTAGATACGATCGCCAATAACCTTGCGAACGTTAATACAACAGGATTTAAAGCTCAGCAGGCAGAGTTTAAGTCCCTTCTCTATCAGGATCTCAATTCTGTGACAACAACTGCCAATGGCGATCCAAAGCCTACGACTTCACAGGTTGGACTGGGTGTTAGAACAGCAGCTCTTACGCAGCTCTTCTCGCAAGGTTCGCTTCTTGATAATCCAAGTACATCGGCTTTTGCTATAAGTGGTGATGGATTCTTCTCATACAATGATGCTGATGGCAATGCAGTATATACCAGAAACGGTGATTTCATCTGGGCTATAGGTAATGCAGAAGGAACAGAGCTTGTACTTACAACTTCTGATGGTAATCCTATACTTAGTACCGAAGGTGAAGAGATAAGACTAGAAGGCGGTATCATATCTAACAGGATCTCGGTAGGCGCTGATGGAACCATATATTATCCTGACGAAGAAGGCGTCCCTCAGGAAGTTGGATTCAGAATAGGCTTATGGCAGTTCCAGAATCCGGGAGGTCTTGAAAGAGTAGGAAGTACTACCTGGAAAGTATCTGCAGCAAGTGGCCCGGCCATCAATGAAGCAGAAGATGACAATGTTCAGTCCAGCATCATAAGACAAGGATATCTTGAAGGCTCCAATGTCAACGTGGCAACAGAGATGGTCAATCTTATAGTAGCCCAGCGTGCATATGAGATGAATTCAACAGCTATCACGACTACAGACCAGATGATGCAGACAGCTAATAGACTTAAACAGTAA